GGCCTCGATGCCGTCCTGGTGCATGCCCTTTGCGATCACCGCCATCCGCGTGATCGTCTTCTCGAAGGGCATCTCGACCGGGTTGAGCAGGTCCTTGATGGTGATCGAGGTCTCGGTCTCCTCCACGACCTCCTGCCCGATGGCCATCTGGGTGAACTCCCTCACCCGGATCCTGATAGACGGCGGCATCCTCCCCTGCGCCCTGAGGGTGATCGTGGTGTACCCGGCGATGTACGCCCCGACAAGACAGCGGTACAGGAAGGCCTGGTCGGTGGTGGCGTTCACCGGGAACTCCTTCGTCTTCTGAGCGACTCCGGCATTGATCGTGGGGGTGACGAGTAGGGTGCCGTCCTGCTGGACGATGAGGCCAAGAGGATCGTTTTTCTTGATATTTGAAGAAATAACCCAGTCTTTCGGGAGGGATACGATATAGGACGACCCCCCGGTGACCTGCACCTTTCTGATCTCCATGTATCAGGGTTTTTCGGATGAGAATATATTTCTTGCCCAGATCTATAGAGTGCACCATACTCTCTACGGAGTATATCGCACGCCATAGACTCATTCGAAACCAGTTATATTATATGGCCGGCTTCTTACTCATGGTGAAAAACCGTGAAGAACAGCAAGATTTCTCTCCTTGCCGTGCCTCTCCTGGCACTTCTTCTGATTGCGACCCTCTTCGCCGGCTGCACGGGCGACGGAGGCGACACGACTCCTGAGACCATCTCGGTCACCGGCTCCACGACTGTCCTCCCTATCGCCCAGAAGGCGGCCGAGGCGTACATGGACACGCACCAGCAGGCTGATATCCAGGTGAGCGGCGGCGGTTCCAGTGTCGGCGTCCAGGCAGTCGGCGAGGGCACCGCGGATATCGGTATGGCCTCCCGAGACCTGAAGGACTCGGAGAAGCAGAAGTACCCGGATCTGGTCCAGCACGTCGTTGCGAGAGACGGGATCGCCGTGATCGTCCACCCCTCGAACACCGTGGAGACGATCACCACCGCACAGGCGAAGGCGATCTACCAGGGCGCCATCACGAACTGGAAAGAGATCGGCGGCCCTGACATGGCGGTCGTCGTCGTCGGCAGGGACAGCGCCTCGGGCACCCGTGAGTTCTTCCAGGAGGCCGTCATGAACAAGGAGGACTTCGTCCCCACCCAGCTTGAGAAGAACTCGAACGGCGCTGTGAAGCAGACCATCGCCCAGACGCCGGGCGCCATCGGCTATGTCGGCCTCGGGTACATCGACGACACCGTGAAGGCGTTGAGTGTCGACGTGAACGGCACGACTGTCGAACCGACCGTCGCCGCCGTCGTCAGCGGGGACTACCCGATCGCCCGTTCCCTCAACATGTTCACAAAGGGCGAGGCCACCGGGCTTGCAAAGGAGTACCTCGACTTCATCTTGAGCCCTGAGGGGCAGACGATCGTCGAAGAAGAGGGCTTTGTCCCGGTCGCCTGATCGCAGGGAGAGGGGAGAGGCCTTCCTCTCCCTCTCCCATGAGGTGAAGCACCAGCATGAACAGTCATCTTCAGGCAGCACGCAAAGCCCTCTCCTCCGGGAACAGGCTTGCCCGGGCGAAGGAGAGAGCCATAGGCTTCATCTGGCTGACCGCGGCTTCCTTCGCCACGCTCACCGTCTTTTTCATCCTCCTCTTTCTCCTCCGTGACGCCCTCCCCATCTTCGAGACCGTCGGCATCGTCGACTTCGTCTTCGGGGAGACCTGGAACCCCACCGGCGCGACCCCGTCGTACGGCGCCTGGCCCCTCATCGTCGGGACTCTCCTCGTCACCCTGGGGGCGGTGGCCATCGCCGTGCCCCTCGGCATCG
This window of the Methanofollis ethanolicus genome carries:
- a CDS encoding phosphate ABC transporter substrate-binding protein, whose product is MKNSKISLLAVPLLALLLIATLFAGCTGDGGDTTPETISVTGSTTVLPIAQKAAEAYMDTHQQADIQVSGGGSSVGVQAVGEGTADIGMASRDLKDSEKQKYPDLVQHVVARDGIAVIVHPSNTVETITTAQAKAIYQGAITNWKEIGGPDMAVVVVGRDSASGTREFFQEAVMNKEDFVPTQLEKNSNGAVKQTIAQTPGAIGYVGLGYIDDTVKALSVDVNGTTVEPTVAAVVSGDYPIARSLNMFTKGEATGLAKEYLDFILSPEGQTIVEEEGFVPVA